A genome region from Gadus chalcogrammus isolate NIFS_2021 chromosome 5, NIFS_Gcha_1.0, whole genome shotgun sequence includes the following:
- the LOC130382336 gene encoding 60 kDa lysophospholipase-like isoform X2, with translation MTALGQALSNPKPIMRNCTHGSRNEVSVLVINTGGTIGMKSHGDVLEPEDNVFVEGLRKLTTFHDERYAEETAYKDNKRVVYTFLEYSPLLDSSNMTTEDWAKIGKDIEKNYEGYDGFVILHGTDTMAYTASALSFMCDHLGKPVILTGSQVPIYEIRSDGRDNLQGALLLAGLFHIPEVCLYFRNKLYRGNRVTKVDAGSFDAFTSPNLSPLANLDVDITINWDTVWRANRSNKFAVNTGLNRNVGLLRLFPGITAATVRSFLQPPMEGVVLETYGTGNAPDNRPDLLAEMKKATDRGVIIINTTQCLRGTVSKVYATGEVLYKAGLLPGVDMTPEAVLSKLSYVLAIEGLDLQTKKKMMAENLRGEMMADLAGAKLNLRDSRFIQVIAKSLSISCREELVAIRDALTPPLACAAAKIGDVEALKSIQEMGSNLSVGDYDGRTPLHIAASEGHLKVVQYLLDQGSTIHSRDRYGETPLSNAVRFRRKDIVMVLRKGGAHLSREQLAVSGTELCSLAANGDLDGLQIWNLAGADLNTPGYDGQTALSVATGAGKLEAVALINRLLSARDQDK, from the exons ATGACTGCACTCGGTCAAGCTTTGTCTAATCCCAAACCCATCATGCGAAACTGCACGCATGGCAGTAGGAATGAGGTTTCGGTACTGGTCATCAACACCGGAGGAACAATCGGAATGAAGAGTCATGGTGACG TCCTCGAACCGGAGGATAATGTGTTTGTGGAGGGCCTGCGAAAGCTGACCACCTTCCATGATGAGCGATATGCCGAGGAAAC GGCGTACAAGGACAATAAACGGGTAGTGTACACCTTTCTAGAGTACAGCCCCTTACTTGATTCCTCCAACATGACGACCGAGGACTGGGCGAAAATCGGGAAGGACATCGAA AAAAACTACGAGGGCTACGATGGCTTTGTGATCCTCCACGGCACGGACACCATGGCCTACACGGCCTCCGCCCTGTCCTTCATGTGTGACCACCTGGGCAAGCCCGTCATCCTCACTGGCTCCCAG GTGCCAATTTATGAAATAAGGAGCGATGGCAGGGAcaacctgcagggggcgctgctTTTGGCTGGTCTGTTTCACATTCCGGAG GTATGCCTGTACTTCCGCAACAAACTGTACAGGGGAAACCGCGTCACCAAAGTGGACGCTGGAAGTTTCGATGCCTTCACCTCCCCTAACCTGTCCCCCCTGGCCAACTTGGACGTGGATATAACAa TCAACTGGGACACGGTGTGGAGAGCCAACCGCTCCAACAAGTTCGCCGTGAACACAGGGCTGAACCGCAACGTGGGCCTGCTGAGGCTGTTCCCTGGCATCACCGCGGCAACC GTGAGGTCGTTCCTGCAGCCGCCCATGGAGGGCGTGGTCCTGGAGACCTACGGCACCGGGAACGCCCCCGACAACCGCCCCGACCTCCTGGCCGAGATGAAGAAGGCCACCGACCGCGGCGtgatcatcatcaacaccacccagTGCCTGAGGGGCACCGTGTCCAAGGTCTACGCCACAGGCGAG gtGCTGTATAAAGCGGGGCTGCTGCCCGGCGTGGACATGACCCCAGAGGCGGTCCTCTCCAAGCTCTCTTATGTGTTGGCCATTGAAGGTCTGGACCTGCAGACCAAAAAGAAG ATGATGGCCGAGAACCTGCGAGGGGAGATGATGGCAGACCTGGCGGGAGCCAAGCTCAACCTGCGTGATAGCCGCTTCATCCAGGTCATCGCCAAGTCGCTCAGCATCAGCTGCAGGGAG GAGCTGGTAGCCATCCGCGACGCCCTGACCCCCCCGCTGGCCTGCGCCGCCGCCAAGATCGGAGACGTGGAGGCCCTGAAATCCATCCAGGAAATG GGGAGTAACCTGAGTGTGGGCGACTACGACGGACGCACACCGCTGCACATCGCTGCGAGTGAGGGCCACCTGAAGGTTGTCCAGTACCTCCTGGACCAGGGGTCCACCATCCACAGCCGGGATCGCTACGGCGAAACACCCCTGTCTAACGCAGTGCGCTTTAG ACGCAAAGACATTGTGATGGTCCTGCGGAAGGGCGGAGCCCACCTGTCCCGAGAGCAGCTGGCCGTCTCGGGCACAGAGCTGTGCAG CCTAGCAGCTAACGGAGACCTGGATGGTCTGCAGATCTGGAACCTAGCCGGGGCCGATCTGAACACCCCCGGGTACGACGGACAGACGGCCCTTTCAGTG GCAACGGGGGCTGGCAAGTTGGAGGCCGTCGCGCTTATTAATCGCCTCCTGAGTGCCAGGGATCAG GACAAGTAG
- the LOC130382336 gene encoding 60 kDa lysophospholipase-like isoform X1, translated as MTALGQALSNPKPIMRNCTHGSRNEVSVLVINTGGTIGMKSHGDVLEPEDNVFVEGLRKLTTFHDERYAEETCVYDFYGNRDKTLVLPAYKDNKRVVYTFLEYSPLLDSSNMTTEDWAKIGKDIEKNYEGYDGFVILHGTDTMAYTASALSFMCDHLGKPVILTGSQVPIYEIRSDGRDNLQGALLLAGLFHIPEVCLYFRNKLYRGNRVTKVDAGSFDAFTSPNLSPLANLDVDITINWDTVWRANRSNKFAVNTGLNRNVGLLRLFPGITAATVRSFLQPPMEGVVLETYGTGNAPDNRPDLLAEMKKATDRGVIIINTTQCLRGTVSKVYATGEVLYKAGLLPGVDMTPEAVLSKLSYVLAIEGLDLQTKKKMMAENLRGEMMADLAGAKLNLRDSRFIQVIAKSLSISCREELVAIRDALTPPLACAAAKIGDVEALKSIQEMGSNLSVGDYDGRTPLHIAASEGHLKVVQYLLDQGSTIHSRDRYGETPLSNAVRFRRKDIVMVLRKGGAHLSREQLAVSGTELCSLAANGDLDGLQIWNLAGADLNTPGYDGQTALSVATGAGKLEAVALINRLLSARDQDK; from the exons ATGACTGCACTCGGTCAAGCTTTGTCTAATCCCAAACCCATCATGCGAAACTGCACGCATGGCAGTAGGAATGAGGTTTCGGTACTGGTCATCAACACCGGAGGAACAATCGGAATGAAGAGTCATGGTGACG TCCTCGAACCGGAGGATAATGTGTTTGTGGAGGGCCTGCGAAAGCTGACCACCTTCCATGATGAGCGATATGCCGAGGAAACGTGCGTGTATGACTTCTACGGTAACAGGGACAAAACACTAGTCCTGCC GGCGTACAAGGACAATAAACGGGTAGTGTACACCTTTCTAGAGTACAGCCCCTTACTTGATTCCTCCAACATGACGACCGAGGACTGGGCGAAAATCGGGAAGGACATCGAA AAAAACTACGAGGGCTACGATGGCTTTGTGATCCTCCACGGCACGGACACCATGGCCTACACGGCCTCCGCCCTGTCCTTCATGTGTGACCACCTGGGCAAGCCCGTCATCCTCACTGGCTCCCAG GTGCCAATTTATGAAATAAGGAGCGATGGCAGGGAcaacctgcagggggcgctgctTTTGGCTGGTCTGTTTCACATTCCGGAG GTATGCCTGTACTTCCGCAACAAACTGTACAGGGGAAACCGCGTCACCAAAGTGGACGCTGGAAGTTTCGATGCCTTCACCTCCCCTAACCTGTCCCCCCTGGCCAACTTGGACGTGGATATAACAa TCAACTGGGACACGGTGTGGAGAGCCAACCGCTCCAACAAGTTCGCCGTGAACACAGGGCTGAACCGCAACGTGGGCCTGCTGAGGCTGTTCCCTGGCATCACCGCGGCAACC GTGAGGTCGTTCCTGCAGCCGCCCATGGAGGGCGTGGTCCTGGAGACCTACGGCACCGGGAACGCCCCCGACAACCGCCCCGACCTCCTGGCCGAGATGAAGAAGGCCACCGACCGCGGCGtgatcatcatcaacaccacccagTGCCTGAGGGGCACCGTGTCCAAGGTCTACGCCACAGGCGAG gtGCTGTATAAAGCGGGGCTGCTGCCCGGCGTGGACATGACCCCAGAGGCGGTCCTCTCCAAGCTCTCTTATGTGTTGGCCATTGAAGGTCTGGACCTGCAGACCAAAAAGAAG ATGATGGCCGAGAACCTGCGAGGGGAGATGATGGCAGACCTGGCGGGAGCCAAGCTCAACCTGCGTGATAGCCGCTTCATCCAGGTCATCGCCAAGTCGCTCAGCATCAGCTGCAGGGAG GAGCTGGTAGCCATCCGCGACGCCCTGACCCCCCCGCTGGCCTGCGCCGCCGCCAAGATCGGAGACGTGGAGGCCCTGAAATCCATCCAGGAAATG GGGAGTAACCTGAGTGTGGGCGACTACGACGGACGCACACCGCTGCACATCGCTGCGAGTGAGGGCCACCTGAAGGTTGTCCAGTACCTCCTGGACCAGGGGTCCACCATCCACAGCCGGGATCGCTACGGCGAAACACCCCTGTCTAACGCAGTGCGCTTTAG ACGCAAAGACATTGTGATGGTCCTGCGGAAGGGCGGAGCCCACCTGTCCCGAGAGCAGCTGGCCGTCTCGGGCACAGAGCTGTGCAG CCTAGCAGCTAACGGAGACCTGGATGGTCTGCAGATCTGGAACCTAGCCGGGGCCGATCTGAACACCCCCGGGTACGACGGACAGACGGCCCTTTCAGTG GCAACGGGGGCTGGCAAGTTGGAGGCCGTCGCGCTTATTAATCGCCTCCTGAGTGCCAGGGATCAG GACAAGTAG